The Podarcis raffonei isolate rPodRaf1 chromosome 18, rPodRaf1.pri, whole genome shotgun sequence genome includes the window ccaccatctcgtcctctgtcgtccccttctccttgcgccctccatctttcccaacatcagggtcttttccagggagtcttctcttctcatgaggtggccaaagtcttggagcctcagcttcaggatctgtccttccagtgagcactcagggctgatttccttcagaatggagaggtttgatcttcttgcagtccatggtacctcaggttacattcgcttcaggttacgtacgcttcaggttaaatactctgctaacccagaaatagtgcttcaggttaagaactttgcttcaggatgagaacagaaatcggactcCGGCGgcggggcggcagcaggagccccattagctaaagtggtgcgtcaggttaagaacagtttcaggttaagtacggacctctggaacgaattaagcacttaacctgaggtaccactgtattgccagagcagcacccagcaggattgaaaTCTGTCATCAGCTGGTGGCAGGAGAGTTCAATCCTAAACTCTCTGGGGTCTGCTCACCAGCTGATCAGTAGGCGTTACCCTGCTGTTTCAGCTGTGTGCCAGGTCTCTGTGGGGAACTGGGGGTCGCAGCCAACATAGATTTGAGCCCCACCACCTGTCCATCATCATCCAATGTCGTCACACGGCGACTTGAGTTGAtggacaggtgggtgtggttttggAGAAATGGCCAAATTAACCCCTTGGccggaagaagagtttggatttgatatcccgctttatcactacccgaaggagtctcaaagcggctcacattctcctttcccttcctcccccacaacaaacactctgtgaggtgagtggggctgagagacttcagagaagtgtgactggctcagggtcacccagcagctgcatgtggaggagcggggaagcgaacccggttctccagattacgagtccactgctcttaaccactacaccatactggctctcagtaTGATGATGGCTCTTCATGATGGAAATTCTCCATCATGTACAAGTTCAGAATCTTTTTTGGTTAGCAGATACAACGGTCCTAGAAACCCGAAAGGCAGCAGAGGTGTTTTCGGGTCGCAGCCTAAGACATCAGGCctttgtcttgccaaatgcaaggtggttctttcaaaatgagattcagaagtaatACAAAACGCCAGTGGGCGAGAAGATGAAAGgctttattctaaacagcaagcaatatatacataccaagcaagcactttaATCTGCCACTTGGAAACCCTCAAGAAACAGCGAAGTGAGTCGCCCAGGCAGCCTCAGTTTGCACGGCCCCGCAGCAGATCAGTCTGTGCATGAGCTTCTTAAAAACTCTGCCCACAACCATCCGATTTATAGTTAGTAGGCTGTTTGGCTTGTCTGATTGGCTATGTGCAGATCATTCATTGGCTACCCgttcccaatgcctcactttTTCAAAACAGCGTCCTAACATCAAGAAGGTACCCAGCACTATCACTTCCTCCCAGCTGATTAGGACAATAAAGGCTGTTCTTCATGCCATCAAAGAACTTAACAAGAGACAAGGGGAGGCGGAAGAaactgttaggattcttgctccgtgtttgcagtcatgggattgttgtctatcacatggcagtgtctgttttcattccacagtgttcgaagtgacggagacaggatgttttggtattacagtggtacctcaggttacatacgcttgaggttacatacgtttcaggttgcagactccgctaacccagaaatagtgcttcaggttaagaactttgcttcaggatgagaacagaaattgtgctccagcggtgcagcagcaggaggaggccccattagctaaagtggtgcttcaggttaagaacagtttcaggttaagaacggacctccggaacgaattaagtacttaacccgaggtaccactgtactgtgttgtgtgaagtgggactatcgtcctttattccttttctctttgctgtctgatgagaaagaggaaggagctaagtcagaatgctctgagtgtattatatgtaaataaaagtagattagccaaaatgctgtgctactgagttctgttacgcaaaccGCCAATACTCTGCAGGATCGTAAGTGTTCTGATGtctcttggtatcagtcgctgtgatgtttgggctgaagaaagcttttgaagctcctgaacgatcgaccaggagggagagaacatgccagtcgggcatgtgtctctgccagagtcctacacACGAGTAGAACAAGCCTAAccggaacagaggcaggaaggataACCATGTTAGATCACTAACTCCTTGAAATACAGTTTTTCTTCCGGATAGCTTGCCCATACACACTTTCCCCACCCCGGTCTTCTGAAAGTGGCTGAAGCCCCCTTCTCTTTTGCCTTCCCCTCGCAGCGATGGCCCGATCTGTCGAATCTGCCACGAAGGCGGAAGCGGAGAAGGCCTGCTCTCGCCCTGCGATTGCACGGGCACCTTGGGGACCATCCACAAGAGCTGCCTGGAGAAGTGGCTTTCCTCCTCCAACACGAGCTACTGCGAACTGTGCCACACCGAGTTTGTCGTGGAGCGGCGGCCCAGGCCCCTGATCGAGGTGGGTTGCGCCTCCCTCGCTCGCCGCAGGGCGCGATCTCCGGGCTAGAGGTTTTGAGTGGGAAAGAGAACGACAGATCTGTTTCTTTGGAACACTTGCATTCTCCTTTGTCCCGGGCCGGTGCCTCGCAAAAGATTCTCAAAATGAAACACTGCTTGGGTGTTATAAAAGGAGCAGATACGGCATGATCTCCCCATGGAACCGGACTAGATCAGGCAGTGCTCCCTGCCCTCTGCACATCAGAGGTTCTCTCTAAGGTCCTCTGAGGCAAGGGAGTGGGGCTGGGCGGCTGGAGTTATCTCAGTCCATGGTGGGAGCGGTCTTCCCTTTCTGGTAGTTGATGAGAAACACCAGTAGGATAGGCAGATACACATACTTGGAAGCTCACAAATGGCAGCTGTCAAATAAATTTGTGACCAActccttcatagcctgcgaaccttccaccccatcgtaaatggATAATaatgctacagtggtgcctcgcaagacgaaattaattcgttccgcaagattttttttcttcttgcgagtttttcgtcttgcgaagcaccgtttcccataggaatgcattgaaaatcaattaatgcgttcctatggtcaaaaaaagtccaaacaaagccaaattgggtacaaaaagagtttattaagtgcccTTTAAAGTCGCACATactttaagtttctaaacatgacagaaaagcatttaaaaatcaccaaagtgtacATACTGTACTGCAAAGAAATCCAAGAAAACACACCAaacggcttttagcggcttagcggctattactgtaacggctattagcggctttaagaaaaaggaaacaaactcgcaagaactcgcaagacgaaaacgtcttgcgaagcaagcccatagggaaatttgtcttgcgaagcaactcaaaaaacggaaaaccctttcgtcttgcgagttttctgtcttgcgaggcattcgtcttgtggggcaccactgtacctctgGACTGTCGGTCAGTGATTTCTGTTACCTCCTTAAGCACCCTTTGCCCCCCCTCcaaatgtacatatttacacccccaccacatgtgaacataattccccgCTTCccggcatcccctccaacataacgccgaatattccttgtttatttgatttcaaAATCATTTCCAGCGTGTTGCTGGACAGCAAGAACGCAGGCAGTTGCTTGCTCTCTATTTAGGCTCAGGCACCCTCTTTACTCCCGGGAGATAAAACTTGTTTGGGACTAACAAGGTGGCTCTGAGAGTTCTCAAACAACAGACAGAGCTTTCAGCTCCATCagcgttcttgtttttatttaatcTGACTGGcgttaaataccatctccaaattaatttacaataattttcttttattctcaTAGACAGCATTTTCAGCGTGCGATTCTTTCCCCTTCATTCTGACAAATTAATCCCCCTCTTtcgcttccttccttctctccagtGGCTGAAGGACCCCGGCCCACGCAACGAGAAACGGACGCTGTTCTGCGACATGGTGTGTTTCTTTTTCATCACCCCACTGGCTGCCATCTCTGGCTGGCTTTGCCTCCGCGGTGCCCAAGACCACCTGCAGTTCAATAGCCGCCTGGAGGCCATCGGCCTGATTGCCCTGACCATAGCACTTTTTACCATCTATGTCCTTTGGACACTGGTGAGTGGTCACGCCCGCTTTCCTTCTCGGGGTTCTTCTTACACTAAATTTGTCTACTCCTCCTCCTTACTATTATTGGGGGCAGGTTATGGGTCAgtgatagggatgcgggtggcgctgggggttaaaccacagagcctaggacttgccgatcagaaggtcggcggttcgaatccccacgacggggtgagctcccattgctcggtcccagctcctgccaacctagcagtttgaaagcacatcaaagtgcaagtagataaataggtaccgctccggtgggaaggtaaacagcatttctgtgtgctgctcaggtttgccagaagcggcttagtcatgctggccacatgacccggaagctccctcggccaataaagcgagatgagtgctgcaaccccagagtcggccacgactggacctaatgggcaggggtccctttacctttaccttgggcaCTTCCAAACCTAACCCTGATTATTCTtgctctccttccccaccccgcttgtgaccccccctcccaccccgcCGGCCAGGTTTCATTCCGCTACCATTGCCAGCTGTACTCCGAGTGGCGAAGGACCAATCAGAAAGTCCGCCTGATGATCCCGGACTCGAGGAACCCGCGCCCTGTCTCGCACTCGCTGCTCTCCACCAAGCTCCTGAAGAAGAAGGCCGACGAGACGACCGTATGAGCCAGGAGCGGCCCTCCGTAGGCGAGGGGGGCCCTTCCCTCGcacggggcggggggcggggaggagggagagagagaggggagagcggGATAGCACTTTCTCCCGCCCACAGCGGCAAAAGACTCGCCTAAACAATCAGCCTGACCAAAGGGGGAATCTTGCCACTTGCCCCGTTCCGCTGCGGCGAGAACACAGATCGACAACCGAGCCCCCAGGGGTGTGTGCAATGAGCCTGGCTGGCGGTGGGCCCTGAGCGCCCGCCGGCCAGACTCCGTCTTCGAGACGAAACCTAGCAGAGGAGAAAGAGAGTCTCTCCCTATATCCATATATCTATATTATATTACcataattattgttgttattattataattttgtcACTCTTCTTAATTTCCACGCCTGGTGTTgtcgctgttgctgctgttgctgtttgtgTCCAGGCCCCTTTTTTTATGTCGTCCTGACAAACGTCCCCGCGAGAGAGGCGGAGAGGCGACCTGCCCGTTGCTGCTGCTtcgacgccccccccccccgctcacctCAAGGCCCTTGCGCTTTGTCGGTTTCGCTCGGTGGAGCATTTGCTGCGGAAGTTTCTCGCTGCCGCCCGACTTCTCCTATGCGGCAACCGCTGCGGCTGTCGCATTTCGGGGAAGGCTCGAGAATCGATGAGTCCTTAACCCCCAGCGGTTTAatatctgctgtccctgtgggtAGCAGCTGGGAAATGTCTGAGGAAGCCGAGGGCACCTCTGCAATAAATATCCACCCCGCAAAACACACCGGGCGTATTTTCAAGAACTTGCAATGACTTTCTAAGCGGGGGGAAAAGCAATGTGCAGATCTGCTTGTCATCTGATTGAATTTGGGAATGAATTGGTGCTCTTCCGAAGAACCGGAGGGTGGGAGGGAAGTTTCTTCTCCTTTTGCGCCCTTCTTTCCTCGGGGTCTCTCCAAGCCCCCTTTCCTGTTTTTGCACTACAtagatttttggggtgggggagccccGAGCCCCCTCCCTCGTCCCCCCCTCCCTCTTGTTTCTTTGTCAGTGATGTTTCTCTCCCCGGCCAGAGGATTCTGTGCGTTTGAGAATGGATTtgaagtatattaataataatcccaggaggagtaaaaaaagaaaaaaaattgaaccAATGTTGGGACTGgagaagtttttatttttttaaaaaaagaaggttgCGACTGACTGAGTGGTAGTTTTTGAGAAATCTTGGCAGCTCGTTGCTGTAATAATCTGTGCGACACTCTCCGGCGTGGAAGGAAAGGTCTGTCCATGCTGGGGAAAGGGCTGAAAGTTTCTGAGCACTTGATCTGTGAAGAGCATACGGAAAGTTCATTTTAAAGAGGAATTGCTTCACGTTCACCCACCCCGAAAAGGGAACCAATTCGGTCCCTGTTCAATGCACAGTTCAATTCACAATTCATCCACGTGGTTGGTCCTCGGTCTCCGCTGCCCTGCTTATCTTCGGAATTTTACAATCAGCTCTGCTGAAGTATAAAAGACACTTtggaaattgaaaagaaaagaaaaaaaacatcaaaacacacacCGTGTACAGTAATATGAACAGTTGATTTATTTACTGCAATTATGGTCTTTAAGCTTAAACAGCAATATTTACTTCCCCCCAGTCTTTAAGCTTAAACAGCAAAGTCACTTTTCTGAGAGTTAAAAATGGTAAATGTAGTGACTGCAATCAAACACAAGAGTTGAGTGCGGTGAAACCCATTAACCCCAGCCTTACaaccttaaaaaaacccacacgaCACATAGCTCCCTCTCTTGACACATCTCTGTTGCACAGAGCCCAGGACGGATTGCTGCCTCCATAGTCTGGGTCCCCTCTCTTCTTTCCTGACTGCACATATTTTTTCTGCATCTTGAAAAATCCCATCAATTAAAAAAACGGCACACAGAAGAGTGTCTTCAGTGGGGTGGATGTAAAGGCACTTTTGCAGTTCGGCTGACCGTTGTGGCAGTCGGCAGAGTTCCGCTGGGAAAAGGGCAGTTCTACTGAAGCAGGTCTCCAGTGTTCAGAACTAGGGCCATGTTTGGGGTTTATGGGAGACTTGGAAGTCAAGGAGCTTTGCAGACTTAAAAGACTGGCTCACATCTTAAACAGGCCAGTCCTGATCCCGTATGCACCCTGCCTCGTACTTTGTAGTGAAGTTTGAGGCAACTTTTGCCgtgttttttaagaaattgtgctTACTTGTATATTATCATTGTTATAAAAACATGAATCacttgcaggggtcagcaaactttttcagcagggggctggtccactgtctctcagaccctgtgggggggccagactatattttggggaaaaaaatatgaacgaattcctatgccccacaaataacccagagatgcattttaaataaaagaacacattctactcatataaaaacatgctgattcccggaccatccacgggccagattgagaaggcgattgggtcggatccggcccccgggccttagtttgcctatccatgaccTATTATGGCATCTTTTTATAAAGGGTTATAGTGACACGTGTCCTAAAACATGGGCTGTATCCGTAGGGTTTAGTCCAAAAGCAGGGTTTAGTCCAAAAGCAGACACGTGTAAATGAATGAACATGCCTAACTTAAGTTTCATTAATAGTGGTGAGTCTACATAagctaattcattttaaaaaaaaaccagagcagTTTACAGCAACTGGTGCATACCATAAAAACCctgtttaaaatgttaaaagcagAAATCAGGTTAACCGTGTAGGAATTTTAGTGTGCAGTTTTTTGTGGAACTATATTTAGGGTGCACCtgacaaatatatatacagtggtacctcgggttacagacccttcaggttacatacacttcaggttacagactccgctaacccagaaatagtaccttgggttaagaactttgcttcaggatgagaacagaaatcgtgctccggcggcgtggtggcggcaggaggccccattagctaaagtggtgcttcaggttaagaacagtttcaggttaagaacggacctccggaacgaattaagttcttaacccgaggtaccactgtatattttaaaagtcATAAAAAATTTCACTTCTCAAGGTCTGTTTTCCAGGTGGGAAATACCAGAATAAAAGGACATAGACCATTTCAGACAAAAATCCCTTGAGGAATAGAGAAGGGCAGCTTAATATTGCTGCAGCAGGGCCAATCTTACAGAAGAGAAAAGGTAGCATGGTTTTATACTTTTTCTGCTACTGGGGAGGTTCTTTGGCTTTAATAACCTGTTAATGTCTAAAACCATCAACTACTGCTACTTTGATTTGGATTTGATTTCTTATCTTtccatgctgcttttcattcaaatgaacccCAAACCAGCTTACAAACAGTAAATAAGAATAACATGTTAGAGAACAtaataaaggcaaaggtaaagggacccctgaccgttaggtccagtcgtggccgagtctggggttgcggcgctcatctcgctttactggccgagggagtacagcttccgggtcatgtggccagcatgactaagccgcttctggcgaaccagagcagcgcacggaaacgccgtttaccttcccgccagagcggtacctatttatctacttgcactttgatgtgctttcaaactgctaggtgggcaggagcagggaccgagcaacgggagctcaccccgttgtggggattcaaactgccgaccttctgataagcaagctcaagaggctcagtggtttagaccacagcgccacccgcgtcccttagagaaCATAATAGGAtgtcacaaatacagcataagtCATACAGAGTGATTAACAAATCACcaggaaaacaaatcaaattGATTAACAAATATAAATTATTGTCCTATTGACTTATGATGTTTCGCTCTTACTTGCAAAGAGATGCACCTAAGAACATTTCTGGGATTAATTCAGAAAACACGCCTGATCATCCGGTTCAGAAAAGACGCTATTTAGAAACCATTTCATTCACAAAAGGGATGTGTGGCCAAGCACTTGAATTTCTAAAGGCGAGGAAATATGGAGGCTGAGTAGCTTTCCAGAGGATCGATTCAACCTCCTGTCAATTTCACATCGCCATTCCTACGTAATAATCCGTTTTGCTATTCCACATCATCCAGATGCGTTTGGGTTTCCTGGCACCCGAAAGGTAGGAGACACCGGTGTGATTTTCTGGCATATAATAATACAGAGCTGCTGTGGATTCCTGGAGTTTGAACCTACAAGGGATTTATACATACCCTGTGCTCTGATTTCCTTAGTATCCCGAGGTGAGATATGGCTAGTGTTGGACTACGCCCTGGGAgagctgggttcgaatccccactcagccatcaagctcactagctgaccttggagtcagtcgcctaacctccctcacagggaagaggagaaccatggACACCACCTCAAGATCCTTGGAATATAAAGGtggtttttaaatgaaataataataaatgaatggacGGCCTGGCTGCATTATCTCCCGCCTTCCTTCTGCCAATTGAGGAGGCGCTTTTGCAAAGGGAAGCTTTCTCGAtgctaaagagagagaaaagcctttTTGCATTAAGTTCATCCAGGTGCTTTCTGATGAACTGGGAAGAGACGTCTAGGGAAGGGTGGAGGAAAGCAAAAGTGTATTGTTGTAAACAaatattgcccttttcccttatggggtatccaagagcccatatagagtccttatgtaggttccctattggtaggagagaataacagaggccaaccagagaatattgagaagcaaagcagctcgtaagcttgatctttattgatctgttgcaacatggtgctcccctcacacgcaggagagaggagggacccagaaaaatggcatgcaaggccttctaaagacttttgaaattgccgccctgtagatcaagaccacccccagaaacatcatacatacatcacagaaggggtgtaacttAACACCACCCCTCAGAtgcatcacacctacatcacagaaaaggcggtctaaaacagaaatttgaatattgtttttctcctgtcgttgttttatctcctgtctggcaggttacttgattggattgcctggggagcctggccagtcttttgcagtgataaatacttagttcctgggccaggtcacaggctcacaccctattcatatcttaaatgtgcccttaagacaggatttgtgaggaaagagacaatggggaggtttcccactttgaccttgcagagaaaacatttggtcagtttaggaatcaaaatggttccaggtcggtcttcctgtgctgatctatatacgtgcttggttggtacgcttatgaacattaccatatatctaaggcctcaaaattcctatcacagtatcatccagggaatttttttttattttatttgttggttTCTGGTTCTCTAGGGCAGTGTTctccaaccttgggcctccagctgtttctggactacaattcccatcatccttgaccactggtcttgctagcgagggatgatgggagttgtagtccaaaaacagctggaggcccaaggttggggaacactgctctaggGTGCCAAAAATCAATCTCCTGaacaattgcagagttggaacgggtccttagggtcatctagcccaaccccctgctgcCAAGTTAGAAAAATGGAGCCAGCCCGTTTGGAAACCAAATAGATCTTTTAAAACTCTTTATCGGTTTTCGTTCTttgggttttatgtttttatatgttgttttgtttgtaaatgagttaaaataatattttttcacAAATGAAGAAAGGGAGGAAGTGAAGAAGTAAAATGAACTGCACCCTTTAAGTtcgctgattttttttattttgaaattattttgaaatttttttttgaaattattttattttgaaattttattttattttgaaattttattttattttgaaattattttatttattttattttgaaattttattttattttgaaattatttATGGCACATTCTTCCTTTCAATATAGGGAGAGCGCCTAAAGTTCAAACTCTTTTGGCAACTGTGGTCAAAGGGCAGCATAGAGACTGGCGGGGCAGAGCGGCCCTCTTCTGGCTCCGCCCTCTGCGTTGCCATGGAGACCTTGCCGGCAAAGCGGCCTCCTCTCACTTCTCATAGAGATTTGCCGGGAAAG containing:
- the MARCHF2 gene encoding E3 ubiquitin-protein ligase MARCHF2; translation: MTTGDCCHLPGSLCDCPGSAALSKSVEDSDFGRPQYVTQVTAKDGRLLSTVIKALGTQSDGPICRICHEGGSGEGLLSPCDCTGTLGTIHKSCLEKWLSSSNTSYCELCHTEFVVERRPRPLIEWLKDPGPRNEKRTLFCDMVCFFFITPLAAISGWLCLRGAQDHLQFNSRLEAIGLIALTIALFTIYVLWTLVSFRYHCQLYSEWRRTNQKVRLMIPDSRNPRPVSHSLLSTKLLKKKADETTV